The following are encoded together in the Xiphophorus hellerii strain 12219 chromosome 3, Xiphophorus_hellerii-4.1, whole genome shotgun sequence genome:
- the cnr2 gene encoding cannabinoid receptor 2 isoform X2 translates to MGEMKERTCLDSPNPNASSQIANEFCENLQIYMVLTDLEKKAIGTICFLGGPITLMENVLVLGVIATSAMLRQKPSYLFIGSLALADIFASCFFTTSFLDFHLFRRCDGPTAYLFKLGGVTMAFSSSVGSLLLTALDRYLCIHQASSYKVLLTRRRALLSLLILWSITIFISCLPLMGWRCPTVLNPPCSCLFPFISPSYLACWTTFILILLTLILVAYALILWKAHRHESSMTSLQGAAGAGQARMRMDIRLARTFGLILLILVGSWLPVLIFMLVDVSIVLTPTQQRAFAFCSTLCLLNSAVNPLLYALRCRELRIALLQSLQRSCGFWKCKNSTNDLHLTGHSAEDNCATVSDDTLAVRTPQLDSVCEIVNNKSS, encoded by the coding sequence ccaATGAATTTTGTGAGAATCTGCAAATCTACATGGTTCTGACAGACCTGGAGAAGAAAGCCATTGGCACCATTTGCTTCCTGGGTGGTCCGATAACACTGATGGAGAACGTCCTTGTCCTTGGAGTTATTGCCACCTCAGCGATGCTGAGACAGAAGCCCTCTTATCTGTTCATTGGCAGCCTCGCCCTGGCAGATATTTTCGCTAGCTGCTTCTTCACCACAAGTTTCCTGGACTTTCATCTCTTCCGCCGCTGTGATGGTCCAACTGCATATCTCTTCAAGTTAGGAGGGGTTACCATGGCCTTCAGTTCTTCAGTTGGGAGCTTGCTGCTAACTGCACTGGACCGATACCTGTGCATCCACCAGGCGTCCAGTTACAAGGTTCTGCTAACCCGACGAAGGGCCCTGCTGAGTCTCCTGATTCTCTGGAGCATCACCATCTTCATCTCCTGCTTGCCACTCATGGGCTGGAGGTGTCCCACAGTGCTTAACCCTCCGTGCTCATGCTTGTTCCCCTTCATCAGCCCAAGCTACTTGGCCTGCTGGACTACCTTTATCTTGATACTTCTCACATTAATTTTGGTGGCCTACGCCCTGATCCTGTGGAAGGCCCACCGTCATGAATCTTCCATGACCAGCCTCCAGGGGGCAGCAGGTGCCGGTCAGGCCCGCATGAGAATGGATATTCGACTGGCTCGTACTTTTGGTTTGATTCTCCTCATACTGGTGGGGAGCTGGCTCCCTGTACTTATCTTCATGCTGGTTGATGTCTCTATAGTCTTGACTCCTACCCAGCAGAGAGCTTTTGCCTTTTGCAGCACCCTTTGCCTACTGAATTCTGCGGTCAACCCACTGCTTTATGCCCTGCGGTGCAGAGAGCTAAGAATTGCTCTGCTGCAGTCTCTACAAAGGTCATGTGGTTTCTGGAAGTGTAAAAACTCTACAAATGACTTACATCTCACAGGGCATTCTGCAGAAGACAACTGTGCTACAGTGTCTGATGACACTCTGGCAGTGAGAACCCCTCAACTCGACTCAGTCTGTGAAATAGTGAACAATAAGTCGAGTTAA
- the akirin1 gene encoding akirin-1, which yields MACGATLKRSMEFEALLSPQSPKRRRCNPLPGTPSTPSPQRCNLRTPVDSPGHSMSPQPIGGEHRLTPEQIFQNLRQEYSRIQRRRQLEGAFNQTEACSSSDAPSPSTSLTAPSSPPGASRKDQPSFTLRQVSYLCERLLKDHEEKIREEYEQILNTKLAEQYESFVKFTQDQIMRRYGARPASYVS from the exons atgGCTTGCGGTGCGACGTTAAAGCGGTCGATGGAGTTTGAGGCCCTCCTCAGTCCCCAGTCTCCCAAGCGGAGAAGGTGCAACCCACTACCGGGGACTCCGAGCACTCCGTCCCCGCAAAGATGCAACCTCCGTACCCCGGTAGATAGTCCGGGCCACTCGATGTCTCCTCAGCCCATCGGAGGCGAACACAGGCTCACTCCAg AGCAAATCTTCCAGAACCTTCGCCAGGAGTACAGCCGGATTCAGAGGCGACGGCAGCTGGAGGGGGCCTTCAACCAGACCGAGGCCTGCAGCTCTAGTGACGCTCCCAGCCCCAGTACCTCCCTCACCGCCCCCAGCTCCCCACCTG gtgCCTCAAGAAAGGACCAACCCTCGTTCACACTGAGGCAGGTCAGCTACCTGTGTGAGCGCCTGCTCAAAGACCACGAGGAGAAGATCAGGGAGGAGTACGAACAGATCCTTAACACAAAACTCGCAG AACAATATGAATCTTTTGTGAAATTCACGCAAGACCAGATCATGCGAAGATATGGAGCCCGGCCTGCAAGTT aTGTCTCCTGA
- the rhbdl2 gene encoding rhomboid-related protein 2 — translation MGDIDYEEAEQEENSQPEINDGEETGCFRKFQNLIIPPEFRDRYMQRANCCPPPIFIIAISIAELAVFIYYAVWKPHKQWVTLDVSIWKSPLTYDPSKRQEAWRFFSYMFVHAGVGHIFCNLVMQLLLGIPLEMVHKGHEVGLVYLAGVLAGSLASSIFDPLTVLVGASGGVYALYGGYFINAVVNFKQMKLIFGVARILVIVLIVVADFSYALYRRFASLEGGVKVSFVAHLGGIVAGLTIGYVFFINFNMKLCKNPLFWICIFGYAVFLIFAVFFNIFISPAS, via the exons ATGGGCGACATTGACTATGAGGAGGCGGAGCAGGAGGAAAACAGTCAGCCGGAGATAAATGATGGGGAAGAGACGGGATGCTTTAGGAAGTTCCAGAATTTGATCATCCCACCAGAGTTTCGGGACCGGTACATGCAACGCGCTAACTGCTGCCCACCTCCGATCTTCATCATTGCCATCAGTATTGCAGAG TTGGCAGTGTTTATCTACTATGCCGTGTGGAAGCCTCATAAGCAGTGGGTGACCCTGGATGTAAGCATCTGGAAAAGTCCTCTCACCTACGATCCTTCCAAAAGACAGGAAGCATGGCGGTTCTTTTCCTACATGTTCGTCCACGCTGG TGTGGGGCACATCTTCTGCAACTTAGTGATGCAGCTCTTGCTTGGGATCCCACTGGAAATGGTCCACAAAGGGCATGAAGTAGGATTGGTTTACCTGGCTGGTGTCCTTGCAG GGTCTTTGGCCAGCTCCATCTTTGATCCTCTCACTGTTTTGGTTGGGGCTTCTGGGGGCGTTTATGCTCTGTACGGAGGTTATTTCATAAATGCAGTGGTG AATTTCAAACAGATGAAACTTATTTTTGGAGTGGCTCGAATCCTCGTCATTGTTTTAATTG TTGTTGCAGATTTCAGCTATGCCTTATACAGAAGATTTGCCAGTTTAGAGGGAGGTGTAAAG GTGTCGTTTGTGGCTCATTTGGGAGGAATTGTTGCTGGGCTGACTATCGGATACGTCTTCTTCATTAATTTCAATATGAAGCTGTGTAAAAACCCACTTTTCTGGATTTGCATATTTGGATATGCTGTCTTCCTTATCTTCGCCGTGTTCTTCAACATCTTCATCTCACCTGCATCATAG